Genomic DNA from Chaetodon auriga isolate fChaAug3 chromosome 18, fChaAug3.hap1, whole genome shotgun sequence:
catttacacacatgaCTGTTGAGTCCCAGGTGGGTTCAAGCCAAATTGTCAGGATGTGACTTTGGCAGGCCCTCGCCGCCACCCTGCCATCTGTGAGCACCGCATCTGTGTCTGGAGCAGGTATCAAATGCGCCTGATATTTGCAACGCATCGCTGATTGTGTCGCTTTGGGTAGTAAGACATTCTGCTGTCTATAATCTATAATCATTTATTGGCGTTAAGGTGTACATGATGATCAAAAATAGGGCATGGCTTCAGACGTAGATGTATTATAATGAGAGTTTGACCTAACAGCATTAGGCTTTGCtacctcccccttcctcctccaaAAGCATTAACTTGCCCAGAGGTAAAGAGCAGGGTTttggggaggggtgggggggggtacACAAGTGTTACTGGCTAAGAGCTAATCCACTATCTCTGCTCTGACAGCATGACTAGCCAGCTGACTCTTGTCCAACAAAGCTTAGGAGGAAAGGGGGTTAAGAGCTAAAGCAGGGCTTAatagtgagagaggaggagagcggggGAGCAATATGAAGGATGAGGGACTCCCTTTCCTCAATtaattctttttaaaatgtgtagCGAAACCCTCACTTTTCATCCTTTTGCTGTTTACACCAGCGTATGTGCCAGACAGACGGCAATGAGGAAAGCAGGCTGGTGAACATACTGAGCGCAACCAAGAGGGGCAGGAAAACAAGTGAGAAAGCGAGAGccaaaaataaagtaaaagggCCAGTTGGTAAAAAGTGCCAGATGGTGTGTGAGGTGTAGCTAGGTGTGCATCCAATACCTGAGGGGGCGGTGGAACCGAGGGGGGCTGCTTTTCGCCTCCGCTTGACATCCCCCGTACACAGAGAGCCGAGGTGCCCGCTGGTCTGCCTGCAGAACCAGCCAAGCAAGACCAAAATATGGCAGCATTAATGTGACTTCAAATAACACTAGAGAAAGTGTTCttattcatttgaaaatacCATTAAACACAGCGAGGCAGCAGGGACAAGAAGtacaacaggaaatgaatcCAAGCTCTGGTCATAAATCACCGGCGTTTTATGTTCAACTGTTGTTCTCACCTGCTGGCTGTTTTTACTGAACAGCTTCTGCGATGCCCTCTGTCTGCCCGCGGGTCCCAGTGCAACTGAAGTAGCAGCgagggaaagaagaggaaaaaccaAAGTTCATGTTCAAGCAGTTAGAGAGCAAGCCGGGCAGTAACACCGACAGCACCGGGTCCTTGTGACAGATCAAAATCTGCACTGTGCATTTCAACCCATTTGAAAGGGAGTAAAACTGACTAAAGAAACGTGGCTCACCTGTCCGTGTTCTCTCCTCGCTCCCGAGCTAAACCAAGGCCTGTTGGAGATATAATAGTGTCATTCAGGGCCTGAAAATTCCCACCAAGGCAGCGTTCCACAGGCAGAAAGCAGACTGCTATTCATCACATCCTTCCAAAAGTGAATTGTTGGCCAAGAAACTCTGATAGAAACCCAAGAACCTTTTCAGACTTTAACTTGGGAACATTACTTGCATTTGGACTGCAGGAACTCACAGTTGCAGTTGAACACCTTCAATTGATTAGTCTGCTAAGACTGTGACAAATGTGCACCATTCAtacaaaaatgattaaatccATATTACTACAAAGCTCCCGACAGGACTCCCTGTCTTATGTCTATGCTGTGCGTTCCAGTTTGCTTTGATTGTATATTGTGTCAATACAAGTTTAAGGCaattttgttgtgtgttttgttttatcaatCCCTGCTGTCTGCAAACCAAATTCACCTACTAGACAATTAAATCTTTATTTAATGGTCTTTCAGTCTTTATCTCTTTgcttgtatagcacctttcatacaataAACTGCAATCATAAGAGCACATTATTAGGAAAATATATGAACGATAAGAATCCAGATTAACAAAACAGTCAGAATTataccaattttttttaaagatgggGACTCACTCATGGGAGTCCTGGCTTTGTCTGCCCAGTCTGTCGTTGAAGCCTTGGCTGGAGCTGCCCTGCAGCCCCGCCTCAGACGCCTGCTGGTTTCCATGGAGACGACTCAGCCTGGCCTGGAACCCTGACAAACGCAGCACGGCTTCATCAGCAACACAACTCAGGACATAATTAGTGAAACGGTGAGATTAGTTTGATcgttttaacatttaaatgcaaGAAACGGGACGATGTGTTCCACCAATGTCGATGGGACACAACACAGAAAGAGGTCCTTTAAGATGtcagtgagtgagagaaaggaaGCTTTATTTAATGAGAGGCACAGGATTGCTCAAAATCCTGCTTAATTTCAATGTACTGGTACAGAGAGACCACTGAAAATGGACTGTTTGTGTGAAGTGTATGCCTCCTACTGGTGATGAGTGACACTGCAACAACATTGTAAAATATGTCCACTGGCCTTCAAACCCTCCAACACCGTAAAATCTAACTGTATATACTGCAGTTTTATCGTGTATTTAAATTTCaatttttctgcatgtttccagcctacctctctgagctccagGGCTCATGAGGGGGAAGGATCCGGTGAGGATGCTGTTGAAGACAGGGTCAGCTAGGTCCAGCTCCTCTGagcctgtctccctctcccaccAGGGAACCACTCCTGCTATCCCACAGGCACCTCCGGGCCCTGAACCGGAGCCCGGCTCACCCTCATAGAACCAGTCGCTCTGCTCGTCATCACCTGGAAGAGAGGACGGAGGCAGAGAATGTGAGCCAGGATCAAGACCACAGCTGTTTACAACTAActgataaaacagaaaacaggtgtTTAGTGTCATCTAAAAGTTAGCCATCTGCAGAGGGcattaaacaaaaaacagtgttCTGCTCCTATTCTCCCATTCTGATCAATGATTTTAAACATGTGTACCTTGCCTCCCCTCATCATTGGTGTAGAGGCCTCCGTCACTGCTGTTACTGACACTGCTGGTCTCACTGAAAAAGAAGTACAAGACGgaaattttaaaaataaatcaaaacactTTTCTCAACAAGAAAATGGTCAATAAGAAGCAAGTTAGTGTCTTCTAGGAGACACACTAGCTTGCTGACACACACGGGGGGTATTACttaatttttttaatattaGTGCAAATAAGTGTTGATGTTTGATGCCCAACCCTACAGAGTTCTTCCTTACCCGACGGCCTACAGtgtcgcacacacactcatgaatacaaaacacggaagaggagatggaggagttgCAACTTCTGGAAGCACAGgatatgaaaaagaaacaaaagtcaAAACACTAACCACCTGTCACTCATGTCCTCATCCGATCCCTTCTGCTCCTCCAACTCCATCTTGTCCTTGGACCCTTCCATTGGAGACGAGATGGGGTCCTcactctccaccaccaccccttCATCTGCAGCCTCCATTCCTAGCCTGTGGCTGGCCAGTTTCCTCTTTTTCACCCTGTTCTTCCCTCCCCCTGGCCCTACCAGTCCTACTAAACCGAGTTCCATGGCACCCCTGCCCTCACTTGTACCCAGTCTCTGCGGCCTGCCACCAACACGTGCTTTGGGGACAGGTGGGGGTCCTAGCATGGTGGCAGAGGGAGGTTCTGGTTCTGCAGGTGGGTCTACAGCCATACGCTTGACCTTACGTCTCCTTCTAAGGCTGCGGGTTCCCTCTGCTGACCCAAGGACGCCCAAATCGTCTGGCCAAAGCGGCCGCTTGTTTCGGCCCGTGTCAGCTGTCAGGAGGGTACGCCGTTTGGGGCCAAGTTGTTCATCTGAGTCGCTGTTGTCACGGGCATGGCTGTTGGCAGCAGAGACACCCCCTGTACCAGCACGGTAGTCCTGCAAGAAAGGTCACTGTGGCAAATACCAGACTGGAATTCTGATGATAAATTTAGACACTTGAGGATGATCAGGCCAAAGAGATATCGATTTATTTAACactaaaaatgtaatattgGGGAGACTTTAAATGGATTATGTGTTGGgccaaaacacaaatatgtgaTAAATATAAGGAAACTGCCACTTAAACTGCATATGATCTGTATTAAGTGGGCAGTTTCAACTTCATATGGAAACTAATAGATTGCAGTTACCAAAGGGTACAACCAGATTAAGTTTTTACTGTTCTTCCATCAGTGTGGAATATATATTAAAGTGTAGGGAGCAAGTTGTGCAAGCATCAACACAATAGCCTGGTTCCAGATCTCTGAACTAACCAGATCTCTTCAGGAGGTGTTCATTGTCCAACTCACCTTGTGTTCTTCCACACTGGACTCTGAACCCTCGCTGAGGTGCCCTGTCTCCCACGGCGGGTGCGGGTTGTCGGAGCGTCGTTTCCTACCCCTCCGCTTCCGAGCCTGCCTCTTCAGCAAACAGCCCACGGCCAGTGCGTGGTCTCCTCCATCACCAAAACCACCACGCGCAGCTTGCTCAGAACTCTCCTCCAGTGCTGACACCAGGTCATGGACCAGCTCGTCCATCGTCCGGCGAAAGTGCCTGAGGTGGAGGAAAACAAGGGGGATActatttcacacattttgctACATGCCTGGACACAAATCATTAAAGAATGCAACTTGTGTTTTATTGGagctgtcagcagtgtgtgctgGACAGACATGGGTGCTACTGGGACGTTTACAGGCATAGCAGGCTGTAGAGAaagtctgtgtgggtgtgtgtaggCATGATTTGTACATTGCCATCGGTGAAGATGGCGACAGACGTGCTTGGGACCGTTGTTGTCATAACAGATCTAAATCCTAGCCCCGGAGAATCATCTCGCCATCTTGACTATAGCTGTTCAGGTGGCTAACCGTCATCGACGTTAACGTTAAGCATCAGCAGCTACGAAACTCACATTTAGCCtattattcacattttacacatcaagTGATCACTTTTCTTGGAGCAAAGCTGGATGCAGTTCCGATGGCTTCGGTGAAACTTAATACTTACACTTATAAATCCTCAGAGGTCTGATTTAAGAGCCTGCGATGTCGTTTGCAAACTCCTCTGAAATTAGCATTACTCTGCTTTAGTTAGCGAGTGTGTTTTGGTTGTTATTAGCTTCACGAGCTAACGCTTTCttactagctagctagctaaatcAACTACAACAATCGCCCAAGTATCACTAAACTGAAGTAACTACCGCTAAGAACCATGACTCGCAGtttcaaaatgtaattataACGACTGTCGCCGGAAAATACACATTAAGAATCGATTTACTAGCAGATTAGCTTTGCAGCTAGCCAGTGAGCACAGTTAGCTTTAGCTCTCTAGCTGGCTGACTCACGAAAGTGGAGTGGACGTGAACAATATGTTACGTCTCAGCGATTTCAAAGACCACCTACCAGCCGGTTCCCGCTTTGCCGATGGTTTTTAGATTAGCTGCACGGAACATTAAAGCCGCCAAATGCCAGATACTTTTAACCAGAAACAAAGGACAAACATTTACACACCGCAGACAACATCCTGACACAAAAGCTAACGATCAGCTAGCTGGATCAATATGCGACAAGAGGAGGACACCGTGAAAGCAGCAAGAGGTTTTATGCTGCTTTCaagtgctgcagaaaataagaaaatcagGTGACACGACAGTTCAGTTTTAGTATAGTCAAATAGTTAACAACaacactaataataatgataattaattaatgaataatgttttttcacttttttctgtctAACGTTGTGGTTATCATTATTTGGTACATATCATACAAGAGTTTTAATTCTTCTAACACAATGCAATATGTAAATTAATGTCATGCATTCAtccctgtaaaaaaaaaaaagagtcgagtatatgcatgtttgtttctagacacattttggtttcatttactaccaaaaacaaatgaagtgcAACAATTGTATACAACCTAATTATGTTTTGTAAATCGGAGCTTAAATATAGCAAGCGAACGCAACTATGCCTAAATCTAAATCTACGTGTATTTACACGTTTTGACCCCTAGGGGGCAGTGTAGACTTTCATTGAAACGGTTTAACATGAATGGTGGGTCATGCTATGGTTACAAGCAGCTGACCTATCAAATATATGGTTACCAGTTCAAAACATTAGTGACGCCAGTGTCATATTAATTACAGTCCTCACTGGAAGAGTCACTGGGACTTGGAGTTCACCCCATGCAACAGGTGTTTGGCCCTCGTCTGAATATCAGTGACGGCACTACCATGGTCAACATGTGggtcaacagcaacaacaggtgTCACAGTCTCTGTGTTATCTAATGAGAAATTtacacactcaaaaaaaaaaaaaaaaaaaaaaaaaactgtcaagcATGCATTAGGAGGGGGAGCTCTGTGCCGAGGTGACTTGTCGTCTGACTGTTGTGCAATTGTGTGTGAGGAAGTCCACTCAGGCCAACATTCTGATAGACAATCCTAGCAGGTGTCCCCTTTTCAAATGCCAAAGAAGTCAGAGGGTCTGGTGGATGAGGACCAGTCCGGGACCGTATCAGGTTTCTGACCAGGGGGCCCAGGTAAATTTAGTAAGACGCTGTCTACTTGTACCCGGCAGTCAGAGACACATGTTCACAGAGTGAAGACGCAATCTCTAGACTGGACCAGACTTCTGGAGCTTCATTCACACATCTGTGTAGACCAGAGACCTGCAGCCTGGATCAAACACATTATGGAATCATGATATcagcagaggatgaaggagagTTAGAGGAGGCTGTTGAGCACTACGCCACTGACACCACCTGGAGCTGGGTAAAGAGATTTGTAAATCATCTGCATGTGTGGAAGAAAACCCAAAGCATGAGTTATGGGTAAAAGAGATCTTGATGAACACAATCAATGGATGTAAAGGTGAGAAGGTGAAGGATGATGCTTTTACATGCATCTAGTTTATAGCAGGAATGgagagacatgcacacacaggaaaatcAGCATGTCTGGACGCATGTATGCAAGCACATGTGTTTTATATCACGGCATAGCAGCACTAAAGGCTTaattttactattttttttattaaatctgCACTTAAATAAAATCTCAGAAATGTTTGAAAGTAACATGTCCTGTAGCTGGTTttggacagcagagacagaccgGCGGTGTGTGTCGCAATAATCCCCCCCGTAAGACGATCTGCTTACGCTGAAGCTTGGGATCGAGAGGAGGAAGTAAAAGGAGTGTTAACGGGGGGACGAGTGGGGACAGTGGGTGAAGCTGGGTGGAGGGATAGCCTGATGGGTCAGGTGATCTTGTCACTGCTTCTGAGGTTTTCTGAGTCGTCGTTATTTGGTAAGGAGGGATTGTACCTTGGAAGAAAACAACTGTGTGTCATACAGAATGACACACTGGGCGAGGTAAAAGTTAGGATTAGATATCTATGCCACTTGTTTACACATGTGAATTTGCGAGTGTATTGTACAGTTTTAGGGGTTATTTATTCATGAATATAATACattttctcccattttttaaGAATGTTTTCATAAAACTGTCACACAGGTTTGATTTCAAGGGTCATGACACTGGACCTCTGTCTTGATACAATCGATATTACACATAATGAAACAGAAAGTTCTTAATGACATTTTGCAGAAGTTCTCACCAAAACATCATAAAAGATATTTGTGGGTGCTTCTTGTTCACAGatcctcattttctcctcctcctgcaatCATTAGTCAACAATGTTTTTCCCAAGACGTCGTTTAAACCATTCTCTCAGACTCATAATTTCTCTCTGATTGAGGGCAAAGAGTTTGCCAGTTCCAGTTAATGTTTCTGTCAGGTCTCATGACTCTCAGACCAGGATAgcctgagccaatcagaggcctcGATATCAACCAAGTGTGTAGAAAAGATTATGCAATGAGTCTGTCAAAGCACTGTGCCCTGGCTGCGTCAACTGAAATGACATCTAAACAGAATGACTAATACTTGCACATGTTTTTGACGGTTTGAGAGGATTTGTGAGgagtttgtcatgtttgttcTGCAAATAATTTAAGCTGGAAATAGGTGGTGAATGAGAAGCCCTGGTTATTAAAACATGTGGgtttgacagtgtgtttgtgcacagacgctgattttctccctctcccagATTCAAAATAACACCCTTATAGCTCACGTTACTGTTTTTGGGAGGTATTTGAATGTAGGGTAAACAAATGGTTGCCCTACTTCAACATGGTTGGTGCATAAGAAGCAATCAGGTCATAGCTAGAAATACATCCGAAGTTGCAACTGGCTGAACTGAGTGTGAGGCCACAAGCCAAGATTCCTCTAAGCAGAGAGGGTGAATTTCAGGTGAAATGTTAGATGCGGTCAGCCTACAGTTATGAAACTAGGCCCACTGTAATTCTATGCAAATCCATGTGATAGAAACAAATTTTATGGCATTTGAGGGCTttagaaaacacaagcaaataaaaaaaaacaggctgtgtTTTTACTCTGCTGAAAATGTCGCTGGTTTAGTGACAAAGCCACATGTCAACTTGTTTGTTGATACTGACCAtatatgttaaaaatgaaaacgctatcatctgctgttttgtgtcCAGAGTACATCAGCTGAGTTCAGCTCTTCCTGGCAAAGCAGCTTCTTCTCAGAAATGTGTCACAGGGCAGCTGAGTGGCTCAAATATCGGAGAATCCGGTGACAGTGACATTAAGAACTTTAAGACATTAAAATTGCTGTGTGATGTGTAGCAGTCCCAGTATGGACTGACTACCGCTGAGACCTCATGGTATGTGTCATGTCTAGTTAGTGCAGGATTATTAATGTATTTGCTTTGTTGTCAGGATGGAGATTTTTCCTGCCATATTTTCAGGCAACAGAAGTGTGACAAAGTGCAAATTACTGCTCACAGTGGCTTAAAATTGACCTATAGTGGAGAAGAAGAGCTTTCTAACAAATATTTTGTAGGTGCTGAAATTTCAAATTTGCAATGGGGAAAAATGCTCTGAATGAGGGAGAAATTTCAAGAGTACACTTAATATATCACAGAGGAAGCCTCAGTTTAAAGAAGGTTGAACAAAAGTGGAAACCGCGTTATTATACATTTTACGTAACTGATTATGCAGTAAAAGGAATAACAATACCGCCAATCTGTCTATTCATAGAACCGCCTGATGTCAGCTGAGGTTGGTGCAGGGTCAACAGTTTGACGAGGCAAAGTTCTCCAGAAACAAACTGGTACGAGAACAAGAGCGCAAGTACAAGatgagacagcagctctgacataGTACAGTGTGACACTGTACACTTATTTTTTATCTGATTAGTCTTGACTTGATTCACAGTAGTGTCATCTGGCATGACAGTGGGAACATTTTGAAAGTACACAGCAGTGTGCACGAGACAAGAACATATGGGACTCGGCGGCGTTGGTAGACTGTGATGGGAAAAACTCAAAGAAAGATATGCATTCTTCCCTTTCTGGTTCAGCCCAGAAAGTCTGCCGCAGAATGTGGAAAAACAATTAGTTcccgtgcgcacacacacacacacacacacacacacacacaaactggactggCTCCTGTTGTGGAAGAGCTACACGTGAGGCTGTTGTAGCCTGTCGCCTATCAAATATTTGGGCTGGTGGAGGGAGCTCTTCCATGAACAGAGCACTATTTTGCTGTCAAAATGTTGGCTGTGTTCccaattacacaaacacacaaagagaaagagacagagagcagcttttGATGGTAGTGTGACTGTAACCTTCATGCAAATAAAGCAAATATGTTATTAATCAGAGTGTATAGACTTGGTCTAGGTCTGCATTAGGACTGTGTTATCATGCGGTCTGTGTTAATCTGTGTTTGTAATTGTCTCTACCATACAGACATTACTCATGCAGGTTTGTTCTGCACGATGCTCCCACCAGTCAACCACATCCTCCAGACACACAGTTTCACTTGATGGTCTCAGGTTAAACAGCTAACATGGCATGTGCTATGATGcagggctgtgattggtcggaAAAATCACCTCACTGCCACAGACTGACTGCGTGACTTCAAACGCTGACGTAGCCCCAGTATTTCCCGCCGTCATAGCATGGCTGCTTCACAGGGCCCTTTAAACTCGTACGGCGGAGTACGAGTGTGTAATATTAACCCACTGGTCGTGTGTAGCTTTCACATGAAAACCATTTACatttaactgtttttaaatTATGAAACTCTCTATTTCATTAACCTTAAGATGTCACTGCTTAATATGTAATACGACCAAATAAAAGCAGTGTGTCGACTGACGCTTTcgcataaaataataatgaatatcAGCCAGAACACCAGTCTCTAAACTGTCTGCTCCAGTGAATGCAAGCAGCTGTAATTTCGTTGCCACTGTGGCAGCGGAGACGATGCGTTTGGCAACGCAGCAGCTCTACGCTGATTGGTCAGCAGGCGGGTTTTCGCTGTAGGTGATGTCATCCGCTGACCAGGCTCCccgaggcaaagagagagagagcgcgagaGAGGCGGTCTCCGGGACAGATGAGTATCGCGTTCGCTTAAATAgcttgttttgggttttttttatggcGCTGTAAGTCGATGACAGCGAGTCAGGGCTTTCTCAAACACTCAGACGTCAGCTTTGTCCGGAAACGTCGCTTCTATAATATGTAGGTGTGCTGTCATTCACCGCTAAGGAACCACTAGTCTCCGTGTGTTGGTAAAGGCTGTCGGCATACTCAGCTGTACAAGGTATGAGCCTGTTTTTACTATGTTTGACTGCACCTGCCTGTCTGATCATATGTCTGATGAATGCTCTGTTTTTTTACACCGTTGTTCATATGCCATAATATGTGTCCTTAGAGTAATAAACATGTACCATTGGTAACATTTCCCAGGGTGTTATGAGTcagctgattttaaaatgtatttcttttttaatgtgtgGTTGGGGAAGCTGaagctgactgactgtgtggtCATCAGTTAATTACACTAATAATTCGTCATCTTCCATTAGATGAGGCTTTTCATCTCTTACAGAATGGGGAGGGGTGTTGGTTATATTTTGGGAGATTATATCTGTGTAGTACTAATATGGGACTAATGAGACTTGTCGAAAATGAAAGACTCCCTGTTTATACTCACAATAGTGTCTCCTGAGTGGCTCAGCCAGATTCCAGCCTGCAAGCAAATCATCATAACTGCAGCTTGTAAATCCATTAAACCAATGAGCATACCACAGTTGAACACAAGTCTTTTTCAAAAGAGGATCTCTTAAAGTAAATGAGGGGTAAGGCTCTACCCATCGGGCCGTGCTGTCAGCATTTCGAGACAttgttcctcttttcatctcatcTGTAACACAAGACAGTCTATTTTTGGCTGGAGTGTGTAGCGGCGTTCACACCAAAAGCCCTTTGCTTTGAAAATCAGCTGCGTTCGCTGGCAACTCTGTAACTCAACACCtcagtgaaaagtgaaatgaatgattAAAGGTGGCGAAGGTCATCTATAAGAGGGATTTCAAGAGTCAGACATTGTTATGACTCTTTGATTTCATCACTGCTATAAGGGGCCCTCTTCTCCTGGTCACGTGTAcgaagcgggggggggggggggggggatatgtTGGCATTGTTCCAAACCTATCATCTCTATTGCTGTAAACATTTTGGGGGCCCACTGCCAACTGAGTCAAGGTCAGACCCTCCTCCCTGTCATTAGACAAAGGCAAACTCCAAGGAATCATGTAAGCTGTACAATTGGGATTTATCACATTTGGCCAGTGGTATTTGCATCATGGAAATCTATATAATGTAGATATTATATGGCATCAGCAGAGATGATGTTGAATAGATACTCTTGGATAATGCTCCTTTATCCAAAGGCTGG
This window encodes:
- the gpatch2 gene encoding G patch domain-containing protein 2 isoform X2 is translated as MFRAANLKTIGKAGTGWHFRRTMDELVHDLVSALEESSEQAARGGFGDGGDHALAVGCLLKRQARKRRGRKRRSDNPHPPWETGHLSEGSESSVEEHKDYRAGTGGVSAANSHARDNSDSDEQLGPKRRTLLTADTGRNKRPLWPDDLGVLGSAEGTRSLRRRRKVKRMAVDPPAEPEPPSATMLGPPPVPKARVGGRPQRLGTSEGRGAMELGLVGLVGPGGGKNRVKKRKLASHRLGMEAADEGVVVESEDPISSPMEGSKDKMELEEQKGSDEDMSDSETSSVSNSSDGGLYTNDEGRQGDDEQSDWFYEGEPGSGSGPGGACGIAGVVPWWERETGSEELDLADPVFNSILTGSFPLMSPGAQRGFQARLSRLHGNQQASEAGLQGSSSQGFNDRLGRQSQDSHEPWFSSGARREHGQLHWDPRADRGHRRSCSVKTASRQTSGHLGSLCTGDVKRRRKAAPLGSTAPSGLVGENAPPIPDSNMGSRMLQSMGWSPGMGLGPEGRGITEPIRATQRPKGTGLGFN
- the gpatch2 gene encoding G patch domain-containing protein 2 isoform X1, which produces MFRAANLKTIGKAGTGWHFRRTMDELVHDLVSALEESSEQAARGGFGDGGDHALAVGCLLKRQARKRRGRKRRSDNPHPPWETGHLSEGSESSVEEHKDYRAGTGGVSAANSHARDNSDSDEQLGPKRRTLLTADTGRNKRPLWPDDLGVLGSAEGTRSLRRRRKVKRMAVDPPAEPEPPSATMLGPPPVPKARVGGRPQRLGTSEGRGAMELGLVGLVGPGGGKNRVKKRKLASHRLGMEAADEGVVVESEDPISSPMEGSKDKMELEEQKGSDEDMSDRCETSSVSNSSDGGLYTNDEGRQGDDEQSDWFYEGEPGSGSGPGGACGIAGVVPWWERETGSEELDLADPVFNSILTGSFPLMSPGAQRGFQARLSRLHGNQQASEAGLQGSSSQGFNDRLGRQSQDSHEPWFSSGARREHGQLHWDPRADRGHRRSCSVKTASRQTSGHLGSLCTGDVKRRRKAAPLGSTAPSGLVGENAPPIPDSNMGSRMLQSMGWSPGMGLGPEGRGITEPIRATQRPKGTGLGFN